One part of the Thalassospira xiamenensis M-5 = DSM 17429 genome encodes these proteins:
- a CDS encoding ATPase, T2SS/T4P/T4SS family — translation MNQPNVSLERMQPSQTVVSLTTNTARQQTRHENSGTAISKADQDMLDGLLQGATSILSDDPDICKVPDVLQEGLLLLDNGCLLVTENVQGTAELPSFIKLIERSSSISVTKKQYIPSTGIHYIRQKLGTFEDDETAASAVETVEAEKLFYELIKVTADHGASDIHYSVYGRKVSVEVRNNGRKRPVVVKALKAERAKQFMAAVYGMSDSKGEFNPRRHQEGNVRIEKIKDPQLREALKGYVSARLNFLPVIGNGIHMVIRLNGKHKRINSFTEIGFSERQATQLDRITTNPGGYVVIGGPVNSGKSRTLAALVQRRGDRNINENGARETSQLSLEDPPELFVDGLLPLDVMAEEDGEDASDKKLHETMRGLNRSDYDDAILGEVRDGVMAQRVLEIAMSGRFVASTVHATNGIMVFSRLEQLLQRYRGLGASFEDLYEQANIAAVMSQRLLPRVCPHCARTLNQIENDELRLNITSRLLRVITFDPNVKLLFRGPGCKHCDEGYSGRELVAEIIRPDQKFLELLKKKQTHEAREYWMNSLNGEPMILQAYQKMTDGLIDPTDVERTFGYFDEISNPRPAHNDTGDGL, via the coding sequence ATGAACCAACCAAATGTAAGTCTCGAACGGATGCAGCCTAGCCAAACTGTTGTATCACTCACAACAAATACTGCCCGACAGCAAACCCGTCATGAGAATAGCGGAACAGCTATCTCTAAAGCCGATCAGGATATGCTTGACGGACTTTTGCAGGGCGCTACCAGCATCCTTTCTGATGATCCTGACATTTGCAAAGTGCCGGATGTTCTGCAGGAAGGGCTTTTGCTGCTCGATAATGGCTGCTTGCTCGTAACTGAGAACGTTCAGGGTACGGCAGAGTTACCGAGCTTTATCAAGCTCATCGAGCGCAGTTCGTCAATTTCGGTCACCAAGAAACAGTATATCCCCAGCACCGGCATCCACTATATACGCCAAAAGCTGGGTACGTTCGAAGATGATGAGACTGCCGCATCCGCCGTTGAAACGGTTGAAGCCGAGAAGCTTTTTTACGAACTGATCAAGGTGACGGCCGATCACGGTGCGTCGGATATTCACTATTCCGTCTATGGCCGGAAGGTTTCTGTTGAGGTTCGAAATAATGGCCGAAAAAGACCGGTGGTTGTCAAAGCCCTGAAAGCTGAGCGCGCGAAACAATTCATGGCCGCTGTTTACGGTATGTCCGACAGCAAAGGGGAGTTCAACCCGCGCCGCCATCAGGAAGGCAACGTTCGAATTGAAAAGATCAAAGACCCTCAACTAAGGGAAGCTCTCAAGGGCTACGTGTCAGCTCGATTGAACTTTCTACCCGTGATCGGCAATGGCATCCATATGGTGATCCGGCTGAATGGCAAGCACAAGCGCATCAACTCATTTACCGAAATCGGCTTTTCCGAACGACAGGCCACTCAGCTGGATCGCATCACGACGAACCCGGGCGGGTATGTCGTCATAGGTGGACCTGTAAACAGCGGTAAATCTCGTACTCTGGCCGCGCTGGTACAGCGGCGCGGGGATCGCAACATCAACGAAAATGGTGCGCGCGAAACAAGCCAGCTATCCCTTGAAGATCCTCCCGAATTATTTGTGGACGGTTTGCTTCCCCTGGACGTGATGGCTGAAGAGGACGGTGAGGACGCCTCAGACAAGAAACTGCATGAAACAATGCGCGGTCTGAATCGGTCCGACTATGACGACGCCATCCTTGGTGAGGTGCGAGATGGCGTTATGGCCCAACGCGTTCTTGAAATCGCCATGTCAGGCAGATTTGTGGCATCCACTGTCCATGCCACAAACGGGATCATGGTATTTAGCCGGCTTGAGCAATTGTTACAGCGATATCGTGGTCTGGGAGCCTCATTCGAAGATCTATATGAGCAGGCAAACATCGCCGCGGTAATGAGTCAACGCCTGCTGCCCAGAGTTTGCCCACATTGCGCAAGAACACTTAACCAGATTGAAAATGATGAACTGCGCCTGAACATCACCAGTCGCTTGCTGCGTGTAATCACATTTGATCCGAACGTCAAACTCCTCTTCCGCGGCCCCGGTTGCAAACATTGTGACGAAGGATATTCCGGGCGAGAGCTTGTTGCGGAAATAATTCGCCCAGATCAGAAATTTCTTGAGCTTCTGAAGAAAAAACAGACACACGAAGCCCGGGAATACTGGATGAACTCCCTCAACGGCGAGCCAATGATCCTCCAGGCGTACCAGAAAATGACAGACGGATTGATCGATCCGACAGATGTGGAGCGCACATTTGGATACTTCGATGAAATCTCGAACCCACGCCCCGCTCACAACGACACTGGTGATGGACTGTGA
- a CDS encoding type 4 pilus major pilin, with product MLVLKRPPLTKPIIQSEAKVDLRRAGWGIGSFLLAAILAAGVAAFGYDQFKRAETNGQVTQFRSQMTELPANITSIYGSQRNYAGLSATILINNGAIPEKWQNAAGDGIVHVGGGAVGVAPATTTQAGFVLRFTDLPQAMCRSAVADGLGAVGYQGSATASGVVDEDTIGPSASATLCANNLNQITATFLK from the coding sequence ATGCTTGTCCTGAAACGCCCCCCCCTAACCAAACCGATCATTCAGTCTGAGGCCAAAGTAGATTTGCGACGGGCCGGCTGGGGGATTGGCAGCTTCCTTCTGGCAGCCATTCTTGCGGCAGGGGTCGCAGCATTCGGCTATGACCAGTTCAAACGCGCCGAGACGAACGGCCAGGTTACCCAGTTCCGCAGTCAGATGACCGAGCTTCCGGCAAACATCACGTCAATTTATGGAAGTCAGCGCAACTATGCCGGCCTTTCCGCCACCATTTTGATCAACAATGGCGCGATCCCGGAAAAATGGCAAAACGCAGCCGGTGACGGAATTGTCCATGTCGGCGGCGGTGCGGTTGGCGTGGCACCTGCGACAACAACACAGGCAGGCTTCGTTCTCCGGTTTACGGATTTGCCGCAGGCAATGTGCCGCAGTGCTGTTGCTGATGGCCTTGGAGCTGTCGGCTATCAGGGAAGCGCGACCGCGTCGGGTGTTGTTGATGAAGACACCATCGGCCCCTCAGCCTCAGCAACACTCTGCGCGAACAATCTGAACCAGATCACCGCAACGTTTCTAAAATAA
- a CDS encoding type IV secretion system DNA-binding domain-containing protein: MSDQIQGPTKQQELRFSSLNRDIRSSYQKFGDWWREPRNIDGVAIFLLLAVLVFPAASELILLLCALLCLRVRKLRGTLPVRLPSTANITDYNDPKPGAEGEYYKARGILYMGRDRVSGDEVWLSNDDARRHGLMIGTTGSGKTEFLLGLSANGLCWSSGFIFMDGKADVKLWGSIRSLARRFGRDDDLMILNFMQGGKETGGNSHTVNPFATTTTSMINNMLESLMPPGGGSNDMWQQRAQAFSSAVNRLMVDLRNQKHLLFNAFTLAEMMPLKSMVSAFYGRRIEMGVAGSPNHALIQNYRLSSKTREELQRYLNSLAGFSWSKAAAGEEQEGKALEQHGFLFMQFTKILSSLATNYDYIFQKPVGDIDLSDIVINRRILVVLLPSLEKSPDETANLGKINVALLKGMMATSLGDQIEGFTQEIIDNRPTTSMSPIINIFDEVGYYFVRGKAVMAAQARSLGFSLWFGAQDDQAMRSGGNGIEQEVNAVIANTNTKAFGKVEDPQNTYDLAKKSGGRTYVGRVAGYSQRAGALSVSNVDRGDVSIEEVDRISFDDLKGQREGQFHLVYGDAIARASVIYVPLVSLKMQRRSRFITVRPPEHALRNIQKSAISEAIAARISRPDWSIAGRLSALHHAGSRVTPILQSSGLDHVSNIWARSDGYKNPCERAAATLFALVFEDRVDWRANRHHFTEDLDGETVSRPNLLIGSEGKEDPVDTSGKQGAPVSKPVGDIDDIYVSPPEEVEVIEAPTDATGTSVQAGTVPQQGADSSQGGAQGSPVSFQPPALDSITGNQTAGRRNRSGSDDDETLLRVASAIRGGASASKASEPTRKNVMRDAVKQNFAKTFMGMAIAKAAKKEDESGKGTANGANSGGTANIEAALDESVASSDNFIKSEGATPDAHLYSPASQSERSRSVPINSGISRRKGFNRVREDEDSGVVAFDAVDFNDEARQSALEDRQISDGYADDENESNNLIRTGNLIHSRLRSHLSISETAYGLEAMRVSLTAGGERAFLRVSSTERMSAHSLRNVIADGIEAYLSDKIDPKSEVAEGFFNTFKTWKSVGGEGFTAEESQALVDVITDPSEIEGGIEDFIPTGSDNPLAGAYRKASISLWNTPETIRRVTDDLRNIGIASGRNTEEAGQQMAEIVAVAVSKSVPPSDKARLMPSGQAARDAVRARIGALVSKTGTGSSGSGEDGETGQGAGQAGEIVSGNFQHMFADSVSNTSVDDAGSVDALGMMNKYKAKKGAADKGGSSEGDTDLSPGFSDDAWV; the protein is encoded by the coding sequence ATGAGCGACCAAATTCAAGGACCAACAAAGCAACAAGAGCTTCGCTTTAGTTCTTTGAACCGGGACATCCGGAGCAGCTATCAGAAGTTCGGTGATTGGTGGCGCGAGCCGCGCAATATTGACGGGGTCGCGATATTTCTACTATTGGCGGTTCTTGTTTTTCCAGCAGCCAGTGAGCTCATTCTTTTGTTGTGCGCCCTACTCTGCCTGCGTGTGCGAAAATTGCGTGGGACCTTACCGGTTCGGCTGCCGTCAACGGCGAATATCACAGACTATAACGATCCAAAGCCTGGCGCCGAAGGAGAGTATTACAAAGCTCGCGGTATTCTATATATGGGCCGTGATCGTGTTTCAGGAGATGAAGTTTGGCTGAGCAACGATGATGCCCGGCGCCATGGCCTGATGATCGGCACGACCGGATCAGGCAAGACCGAATTTCTCCTTGGGTTAAGCGCGAATGGACTTTGCTGGTCATCGGGTTTCATTTTCATGGATGGGAAGGCGGATGTTAAATTGTGGGGTAGTATCCGCAGTCTTGCACGGCGTTTTGGCCGCGATGATGACCTCATGATCCTGAACTTCATGCAGGGTGGCAAAGAAACAGGTGGGAACAGTCATACGGTGAACCCGTTTGCTACCACCACAACATCCATGATCAACAATATGCTGGAAAGTTTGATGCCGCCTGGGGGTGGTTCAAATGATATGTGGCAGCAGCGAGCCCAGGCATTTTCTTCGGCCGTGAACCGGCTGATGGTCGATCTTCGCAATCAGAAGCACTTATTGTTCAACGCTTTCACTCTCGCTGAGATGATGCCTCTGAAATCTATGGTTTCCGCCTTTTATGGCAGGCGGATCGAGATGGGTGTTGCAGGCTCCCCAAACCATGCCTTGATTCAGAACTATCGCTTGTCGTCAAAAACGCGCGAGGAATTGCAACGCTATTTGAACTCTCTGGCCGGGTTCAGCTGGTCAAAAGCGGCGGCGGGTGAGGAGCAGGAGGGAAAGGCACTTGAGCAACATGGTTTTCTGTTCATGCAGTTCACCAAGATCCTCAGTAGCCTTGCGACCAACTACGACTACATTTTCCAGAAACCGGTTGGCGACATCGATCTCAGCGACATCGTGATCAACCGACGCATCCTTGTTGTGCTTTTGCCCTCGCTTGAGAAGTCTCCAGATGAAACTGCCAACCTTGGCAAAATCAACGTCGCTCTACTTAAAGGGATGATGGCAACGTCTCTTGGTGACCAGATTGAGGGCTTTACTCAGGAAATCATCGACAACCGCCCAACGACAAGCATGAGCCCAATCATCAATATTTTCGATGAAGTTGGCTATTATTTTGTGCGAGGCAAAGCCGTCATGGCCGCGCAGGCGCGTAGCTTGGGCTTCTCTTTGTGGTTTGGTGCCCAGGACGATCAAGCGATGCGCAGTGGCGGTAACGGCATTGAGCAGGAAGTTAATGCCGTTATTGCAAACACCAACACCAAGGCATTTGGCAAAGTAGAGGACCCGCAGAACACATATGATCTGGCCAAGAAGTCTGGCGGTAGAACATATGTGGGACGTGTCGCAGGTTACTCGCAGCGCGCTGGAGCTCTGAGCGTGTCGAATGTGGACCGTGGTGACGTGTCTATCGAGGAAGTCGATCGTATCTCTTTTGATGACTTGAAAGGGCAGCGCGAGGGTCAGTTCCATCTTGTCTATGGTGATGCAATTGCGCGCGCATCAGTTATCTATGTGCCTCTCGTTAGCCTGAAGATGCAACGCAGGTCTCGGTTTATCACCGTGCGACCGCCAGAACATGCACTGCGCAACATTCAGAAGTCAGCGATATCTGAGGCGATTGCTGCGCGGATTTCTCGCCCTGATTGGTCTATTGCCGGGCGCCTCAGTGCTCTACATCATGCTGGTTCACGCGTAACGCCTATCCTGCAATCCAGCGGGCTTGATCACGTTTCGAACATCTGGGCACGCTCCGATGGCTATAAAAACCCGTGTGAACGGGCGGCAGCCACCCTGTTTGCTTTGGTCTTTGAGGATCGTGTGGATTGGCGGGCCAACAGGCATCACTTTACCGAAGATCTGGATGGCGAAACGGTCTCCCGGCCGAATCTCCTGATCGGAAGTGAGGGGAAAGAGGATCCTGTCGATACTTCAGGCAAACAAGGGGCCCCTGTCAGCAAGCCTGTGGGCGATATCGACGATATTTATGTCTCTCCACCGGAAGAGGTCGAGGTTATCGAAGCCCCGACCGATGCAACTGGAACCTCGGTTCAAGCTGGTACGGTGCCGCAACAGGGCGCAGATTCGTCCCAGGGTGGAGCGCAAGGATCGCCTGTGTCATTCCAGCCCCCGGCTCTTGATAGTATTACTGGGAACCAGACTGCCGGCCGAAGAAACCGGTCAGGATCGGATGATGATGAAACGCTTCTTCGCGTGGCATCTGCTATTCGTGGTGGGGCATCTGCTTCCAAAGCGTCAGAACCCACACGCAAAAACGTAATGCGTGATGCTGTTAAGCAAAATTTCGCCAAAACCTTCATGGGCATGGCAATTGCCAAGGCGGCAAAGAAAGAGGACGAGAGCGGGAAAGGTACTGCTAATGGCGCAAATTCCGGAGGAACAGCAAATATTGAGGCTGCCCTGGATGAGAGTGTCGCGAGTTCTGATAATTTCATCAAGTCAGAAGGAGCAACACCGGATGCCCATTTGTATTCCCCTGCTTCGCAGAGTGAGCGATCGCGTTCCGTACCGATAAATTCCGGTATCTCGCGTCGAAAGGGCTTCAATCGTGTTAGGGAAGATGAAGACAGCGGCGTTGTGGCTTTTGATGCGGTTGATTTCAATGACGAAGCCCGACAGTCAGCACTTGAAGATCGTCAGATCAGTGATGGCTATGCTGACGATGAGAACGAGAGCAACAATTTAATCCGCACTGGCAACCTTATTCATTCGCGCCTTCGGTCACATCTGTCCATAAGTGAGACGGCATACGGGCTGGAGGCAATGCGGGTGTCTCTTACAGCGGGCGGGGAGCGGGCCTTCCTGCGTGTTTCATCAACAGAGCGTATGAGTGCACATAGCCTGCGCAATGTCATTGCTGATGGTATCGAAGCTTATCTGTCGGACAAGATTGATCCGAAATCGGAAGTTGCCGAGGGCTTTTTCAACACCTTCAAAACTTGGAAGTCGGTTGGGGGAGAAGGTTTCACTGCGGAAGAATCTCAAGCTCTCGTGGATGTGATAACTGATCCGTCTGAAATTGAAGGAGGAATAGAGGACTTTATTCCGACCGGTTCAGATAATCCGCTGGCTGGCGCTTATCGCAAGGCATCTATTTCATTGTGGAACACACCCGAAACGATCCGTCGGGTCACTGACGACTTGCGAAACATTGGGATTGCCTCTGGCCGGAATACGGAAGAAGCCGGCCAGCAGATGGCCGAGATCGTGGCAGTCGCCGTTTCAAAGTCCGTTCCCCCATCGGACAAAGCCCGGTTGATGCCGTCAGGTCAGGCGGCACGGGATGCCGTGCGGGCGCGGATAGGCGCGTTGGTGTCGAAAACTGGCACAGGCTCGTCCGGATCAGGCGAAGACGGAGAAACTGGCCAGGGAGCGGGTCAGGCAGGTGAGATCGTTTCCGGCAATTTCCAGCATATGTTCGCAGATAGTGTCTCAAATACATCAGTCGATGATGCGGGTTCTGTCGATGCCTTGGGCATGATGAACAAATACAAAGCCAAGAAAGGCGCTGCAGATAAGGGTGGTTCGTCAGAAGGAGACACTGACTTGTCCCCAGGCTTTTCAGATGATGCGTGGGTGTAA
- a CDS encoding DUF7007 domain-containing protein, with product MEYYADSSDAWTPLPEVAGNGARKSNVIGYARDFGDYGHVIVSAKPDASGRYSVRHADPGSDDYVVINEASGLTPEAGMSQVTEWANHSIEFIKLGRRSVLEKFNTPWGPVSHAIHYGEGIRRVFAIKGSGYELSDELLRRLPSFVRDMGVGEDGRWFPDDSTANLICFALPEFFTSLEIKVAGKTSFPDHNIDAGIDMKDECPSFS from the coding sequence ATGGAATATTATGCAGATTCATCCGATGCATGGACGCCTCTGCCCGAGGTTGCCGGTAATGGTGCGAGAAAATCCAATGTCATCGGATATGCTCGTGATTTCGGTGATTATGGACACGTAATCGTTTCCGCCAAACCAGATGCTTCCGGCAGATATTCTGTCCGTCATGCAGATCCGGGGTCAGATGATTATGTGGTCATTAATGAGGCCTCCGGTTTAACGCCTGAAGCTGGTATGAGCCAGGTTACGGAATGGGCCAATCATTCGATTGAATTCATCAAACTTGGCCGACGTTCTGTGCTGGAGAAGTTCAACACCCCATGGGGGCCGGTTTCTCACGCCATTCATTATGGCGAGGGTATTCGCCGTGTCTTTGCTATTAAAGGCAGTGGGTACGAACTATCTGACGAACTGCTGCGACGCCTGCCCTCTTTCGTTCGTGACATGGGAGTTGGAGAAGATGGTCGATGGTTTCCCGATGATTCGACCGCCAATTTGATCTGTTTTGCATTGCCGGAATTCTTTACCAGTCTTGAGATCAAAGTTGCAGGCAAAACATCGTTTCCAGACCACAACATCGATGCGGGAATTGATATGAAAGACGAGTGTCCGTCATTCAGCTGA
- a CDS encoding conjugal transfer protein TraL — protein MFRNIEVSRRGIRNALALSVTFSLIILLSQANEAVAASENECAIWLCAPGGFPNGCEPPHAAMMSRIKRDKSPIPDWNECFSSKDVPGGGSGSADYGPVAYIPEHQVCVRWKSWGSDGERCVEHKTIPEEYRKGTRCRTNRDGERTPAHCTKSLNYIDVFIDGKKQGETYYY, from the coding sequence ATGTTCAGAAATATTGAGGTATCTCGCCGCGGCATTCGAAATGCTTTGGCTTTAAGCGTAACGTTCTCACTGATCATACTGCTGTCACAAGCCAACGAAGCAGTGGCAGCTTCAGAAAACGAATGCGCCATATGGCTATGCGCGCCAGGTGGATTTCCAAACGGCTGCGAACCCCCGCATGCAGCGATGATGTCACGCATAAAGAGGGACAAATCTCCAATCCCCGACTGGAATGAATGCTTCTCCAGCAAAGACGTACCCGGAGGGGGTAGTGGAAGCGCTGATTATGGACCCGTTGCATATATTCCCGAACATCAGGTCTGTGTTCGCTGGAAATCTTGGGGATCCGATGGCGAAAGATGCGTTGAACACAAGACGATTCCGGAAGAATATCGCAAAGGAACGCGATGCCGCACCAACCGGGACGGAGAGAGAACTCCCGCCCACTGCACAAAGTCATTGAATTATATCGATGTATTCATTGACGGAAAAAAACAGGGGGAAACATATTATTACTGA
- a CDS encoding type II secretion system F family protein, translated as MSRIGSKGRRNFYRKLSFRMKQGLKSHEAVHSLLKDRLASTASTHEARIKDIAKRRKSPIAIMLQEVEIKLLNTANIGIALEGWVPESDLLILRAGDQAKTLPDTLTELNKINLNLRSVEKKAKMAALQPIGLFVIGVLALIAMSAQIGPMIIDISGDKGLTLAQSTMLSVSNFSQTWYMEIIILAICVISLATGTLHRHWGRFEHIRVRLDRIPPWSLYRKIIGIRFIATLTLMLKNRMMQHAMQEIRDHSKNAWLNYRLDKAIPYVRDGKNLGQALRLSSMEFPDREIVDELVTLSDGDKPEEVVEVIYNEWMENLSEEIDAQATIITRASGLILFVVAVLIMLAMKDTFSGITDGLPM; from the coding sequence GTGAGCAGAATTGGCTCGAAAGGGCGGCGAAATTTTTATCGCAAGCTTTCTTTTCGGATGAAGCAGGGCCTGAAAAGCCACGAGGCCGTGCATTCCCTGCTTAAAGATCGACTGGCATCGACAGCATCGACACATGAAGCGCGAATAAAAGATATTGCGAAGCGGCGGAAATCACCGATCGCTATCATGCTTCAAGAGGTCGAGATTAAACTGCTCAATACCGCAAATATTGGTATCGCTCTTGAAGGATGGGTCCCTGAATCTGATCTGCTTATCCTGAGAGCTGGCGACCAGGCAAAAACATTGCCTGACACCCTCACTGAGCTCAATAAAATCAATCTCAATCTCAGATCCGTTGAGAAGAAGGCGAAAATGGCGGCCCTGCAACCAATTGGCCTGTTTGTAATTGGCGTATTGGCCCTCATTGCGATGTCAGCCCAAATTGGACCGATGATCATCGATATTAGCGGTGATAAGGGCCTTACACTTGCGCAATCAACCATGCTTTCAGTCTCGAACTTCTCTCAAACCTGGTATATGGAAATCATCATTCTAGCCATCTGTGTCATCTCCCTTGCCACAGGCACGTTACATCGCCATTGGGGACGGTTTGAACACATTCGGGTCAGATTGGACCGTATCCCGCCATGGTCACTATATCGCAAGATCATCGGCATCAGGTTTATTGCCACTCTGACCCTGATGCTGAAAAACCGAATGATGCAGCATGCCATGCAGGAAATCCGTGATCACAGCAAGAATGCCTGGCTCAATTACCGACTGGATAAAGCTATCCCATATGTCCGAGATGGCAAAAACCTTGGCCAAGCGCTTCGACTAAGCAGTATGGAATTTCCGGACCGGGAGATCGTTGACGAGCTTGTGACCCTATCTGATGGCGATAAACCTGAAGAGGTAGTTGAGGTGATCTACAATGAGTGGATGGAAAACCTTAGCGAAGAAATCGACGCCCAGGCGACTATTATTACGCGGGCTTCCGGCCTCATTCTGTTTGTCGTTGCCGTTCTGATCATGCTGGCCATGAAAGACACCTTCTCAGGCATCACTGACGGACTACCGATGTAA
- a CDS encoding lytic transglycosylase domain-containing protein, giving the protein MSALSVIAACVMAASANYQLPPAIIWSLLSVEGGKVGTVSRNSNGTSDLGPMQINTIHVPLIASRSGVPQKIVRDSLVNDPCYNISIGAWHLRGKISEVDGDFWTGVGRYHSKTPRVQQVYMRKLLARIEDLYGIGALSGAPLPDVPVQIGLVPAVTRDDIPPRLPDEDASVEQDETWGNMQSVKVASTYTKSPSKNNVSSEDVDPIADVATSEISEKKTDDVPVISQSGGGMIYVRIADYSVLDKDTSRTLDHEQSSKENK; this is encoded by the coding sequence ATGTCAGCTCTCTCTGTGATTGCGGCCTGTGTTATGGCGGCCTCGGCAAATTATCAGCTTCCACCCGCAATAATCTGGAGCCTGCTGTCTGTTGAAGGTGGCAAGGTTGGAACGGTTTCGCGAAACAGCAACGGGACATCTGATCTGGGCCCGATGCAGATCAACACCATTCATGTTCCTCTTATTGCCAGCAGGTCGGGTGTTCCTCAGAAAATTGTACGCGATAGTTTGGTAAATGATCCCTGTTACAATATTTCTATTGGCGCATGGCATTTGCGTGGAAAAATTTCCGAGGTAGACGGGGATTTTTGGACTGGCGTGGGGCGGTATCACTCGAAAACGCCGAGGGTCCAGCAGGTTTATATGCGGAAATTGCTGGCCCGGATTGAGGATTTGTACGGGATTGGCGCCCTCTCTGGCGCACCGCTACCCGATGTACCGGTTCAAATTGGCTTAGTGCCGGCCGTTACCCGGGATGACATCCCTCCCCGCTTGCCCGATGAAGATGCAAGTGTTGAGCAAGATGAAACTTGGGGGAACATGCAATCCGTCAAAGTTGCCTCGACTTATACAAAATCGCCCTCAAAGAACAATGTGTCATCAGAGGACGTTGACCCCATCGCTGATGTAGCAACTTCGGAGATTTCCGAAAAGAAAACTGATGACGTACCCGTCATTTCGCAAAGTGGTGGGGGGATGATTTACGTCAGAATTGCCGATTACAGCGTCTTAGACAAGGACACTTCGCGCACTCTAGATCACGAGCAGTCCTCCAAGGAGAACAAGTAA
- the pilO2 gene encoding type 4b pilus protein PilO2 has translation MHNDLEDGMATRYTSDQDDPLTADARERIGVIDESETPSSGATLELAGLNWAIGLEWQVSDNQKSSLREARSEARILATDPKFNYDADLICVASTSKGIRQFGFGNTERGHTSGQAALAPIIAFRLDQDGGNVIAVIKIDQNSNNPRWWIVAVVNGGIYADTLAADEAEAHKVCQGLANDAIMLWKDIHAPLHWGFGQHAEWTVESIAYLPENSLDVPVTLQPVYGVAWYLSHYLGANGGRFDKKQIGMACAAFLLLGGMYGYSWYQDYLEEQRFEELRRAAELRAQGKATPLAPVRDPVWAKKPLPSEVIANCMSGVSAMWQKAPGWDQKKIICGEATVTAEFAKETGSISGLVEVANTRDWPAPSFDDAGSNASITIALPQLKERGPEALLPPEFVKPVVADFFQRSGHTITASEQPGFFELTWQTVTLPADWASALDVLPGTTINRIEFDPMSNVWGFNAFVYAWQPPPPPPETS, from the coding sequence ATGCATAACGATCTGGAAGATGGCATGGCGACAAGATACACATCAGATCAGGACGACCCACTCACTGCTGATGCGCGCGAGAGAATAGGCGTCATTGACGAAAGTGAAACTCCTTCGTCAGGCGCCACACTGGAACTTGCAGGGCTAAATTGGGCTATTGGACTTGAATGGCAGGTATCTGACAACCAGAAATCATCTTTGCGAGAAGCCCGGTCCGAAGCAAGAATTCTGGCGACTGATCCGAAATTTAATTACGACGCAGATCTTATTTGCGTGGCGAGCACATCCAAGGGCATTCGCCAATTCGGATTTGGCAATACTGAGCGAGGACATACATCGGGGCAGGCGGCGCTCGCTCCCATTATTGCCTTTCGTCTTGATCAGGATGGCGGCAACGTTATCGCAGTCATCAAAATTGATCAAAACTCAAACAATCCTCGCTGGTGGATCGTCGCTGTTGTTAACGGCGGCATTTATGCCGACACATTGGCTGCAGACGAAGCTGAAGCACACAAAGTATGCCAAGGCCTTGCCAATGATGCGATCATGTTATGGAAGGACATCCATGCGCCTCTGCATTGGGGATTTGGTCAGCATGCCGAGTGGACGGTTGAAAGCATTGCTTACCTGCCAGAGAACTCGCTCGACGTCCCTGTCACGTTGCAACCGGTATACGGCGTAGCTTGGTATTTAAGTCACTATCTCGGTGCAAACGGCGGGAGGTTCGACAAGAAACAGATTGGCATGGCCTGTGCCGCTTTCCTCCTATTGGGCGGAATGTATGGGTATTCCTGGTATCAGGATTATCTTGAAGAACAGCGTTTTGAAGAACTGCGGCGGGCGGCAGAACTGCGGGCCCAGGGAAAGGCGACGCCCTTGGCACCTGTGCGCGATCCAGTATGGGCTAAGAAGCCGCTTCCTTCAGAAGTAATAGCTAACTGCATGTCTGGGGTTAGCGCAATGTGGCAAAAAGCACCGGGATGGGATCAGAAAAAAATAATCTGCGGCGAAGCGACCGTCACAGCAGAATTCGCAAAGGAAACGGGAAGCATCAGCGGACTGGTTGAGGTCGCGAATACACGGGACTGGCCCGCACCCAGCTTCGATGATGCGGGCTCCAATGCGAGCATCACCATTGCATTGCCCCAACTGAAAGAACGAGGGCCGGAAGCTTTGCTGCCACCTGAATTCGTTAAGCCGGTCGTCGCTGATTTCTTCCAAAGAAGCGGGCATACAATAACAGCATCGGAGCAACCGGGCTTTTTTGAATTGACGTGGCAAACCGTCACTCTTCCTGCCGACTGGGCCTCCGCGCTGGACGTTCTGCCTGGCACAACCATCAACCGTATTGAATTCGACCCCATGAGCAATGTGTGGGGCTTCAATGCATTCGTCTACGCCTGGCAACCGCCTCCGCCACCTCCAGAAACGTCATGA